The Streptomyces sp. V3I7 genome segment TCCCGGCGCCGCCGATCTGCTGACGTTCCGTGCCGCGCGTGCCATCGCCGAGGCCGACGTCGTGATCTGGGCGGCCAGCCTGGTCCAGGCCGAGGTCCTGGAGCACGCGCGCGAGGACGCGGAGGTCCTGGACTCGGCGGCGATGTCGCTGGAGGACGTCGTCGCCGTGTACGAGCGCGCCCGCGCCGAGGGGCTGCGGGTCGCCCGGATCCACTCCGGCGACCCGGCCCTGTGGGGCGGTACGCAGGAGCAGTTCGACCGGTGCGTTGAGCTCGGGATCGCCACGGAGATCGTTCCGGGCGTCTCCTCGTTCTCCGCCGTGGCGGCCCTCGCGGGGCGCGAGCTGACGATTCCCGAGGTGGCGCAGTCCGTCGTCCTCACCCGGCTCGGCGGCGGCAAGACCCCGATGCCGCCCGGGGAGGAGGTGCGCGAGTTCGCCCGGCACGGCACCACCAT includes the following:
- the cobM gene encoding precorrin-4 C(11)-methyltransferase, giving the protein MDDAPTGKVTFVGAGPGAADLLTFRAARAIAEADVVIWAASLVQAEVLEHAREDAEVLDSAAMSLEDVVAVYERARAEGLRVARIHSGDPALWGGTQEQFDRCVELGIATEIVPGVSSFSAVAALAGRELTIPEVAQSVVLTRLGGGKTPMPPGEEVREFARHGTTMAVFLSAARSGQLVRELLEGGYPTATPVVVAYQATWPEELVVRCTIGTLEETVKEHRLWKHTLFLVGPALDAHGTRSHLYHPGHFHGFRKADPEARRALRARRAEA